CGCTCCATCGACGCCAACGCCCCTCTGGCCGGCGCCAATGTTCGTCCGAACCCCTCCTTCGGCCAGATCCGCCTGGTGCAACCCGAGGGTTATGCCAAAGGCAACTCGCTGGAGATAAGCTTCCGCGGACGCCCAACCTCCTACTTCGCCGGGCAGGTGCAGTACATCTTGATCAAAAGCTATAACAACACTCAGGGCATCACCTGGTTCCCTGCGGATAGCCATACACCGCTGAATGACTGGGCACGGTCCGACAACGATCGCAGGCAAAAATTCGATCTGCTCGGTACCTTCACCGCAAAGAAGTGGTTCAGCCTTGGCACGGCGCTCTCGCTCTACTCCGGCCTTCCGGTCAATATCGTCACCGGCAGCGATACCAATGGCGACGGCGTCACCAACGATCGCCCGTCGGGCGTCCGGCGCAATGCGTTGCATGGCCCCGGCTATATGAACGTCGACTTTAACCTGGCGCACGACTTCGTCCTGACCAAAGACAAGAAGTCCGCGAAGACTCTGACCGTCTCCATAAACTCCTTCAATGTCGTCAACCGGGTGAACCCAACGACCTACGTCGGGGTAGTCACCTCGCCTTTCTTCGGCAAACCGGTAGCAGCCCAGCCCCCACGCCGCATGCAGTTCAACCTGCAGTACAAGTTCTAGGTTTGCTACAACTCCGTGACCCGGGGCATGGACTACCTGAATATCCCTCACGTCACAGAAATTTTCCGGACAGCTATCATGGCAATCGATGGCAGGCATACCCATCGGCCTGGAGATTACTGAGTAAACATGTCCACAAACACCGTCCCCCTCTCCCTCTTAGGCAAAGTCGCTCTCATCACCGGCGGCTCCCGTGGCATCGGCGCGGCCACTGTCCGCATGTTTCGTCAGGCCGGCGCCCAGGTCGTCTTCAACTACCGTGCCGCCGCCACTCGCGCCACACAACTCGTCGAAGAGTGCGGGGCCGACGATACCTGTCCCGTGCAGCAGGAGCTCGGCACCGTCGAGGACGGTCGCGCCCTGGTCGAGGCGGCGGTCCGCGCCTTTGGCCGGCTCGACATTCTTGTCGCCAACCACGGCATCTGGCCACCACACGACCAGCCCATCGGCTCTATGACCGACGAACAGTGGCGCACCACTATCGGCGTTAACCTCGACTCCATCTTCGGCCTGGTCTCTGCCGCCACAGCACAGATGCAGACCCAGCGGCCTGATGCTCATGGAACCCGCGGGCATATCGTTCTTGTTGCTTCCACAGCGGCACAACGAGGCGAGGCCTTCCACGCCGACTATGCCGCCAGCAAAGGTGCACTGCTTTCGCTGACCAAGAGCCTTTCCTCGGAGCTCGCCCCTCAGGGCATTCTGGCCAACTGCGTTGCCCCGGGGTGGGTGCAAACCGAGATGAGCGCTGAAGCCCTGAACGGCCCTTCCGCGTCCAAGTATTTGGCGACCATTCCCCTGGGCCGTGCCGCACACCCGGAGGAGATCGCCGGTCCGATCCTGTTTCTCTGCACGCCGCTGGCCGGTTTCGTCTCCGGCGAAATCTTCAACGTCAACGGCGGCGCGGTACTTGTCGGTTAACCTTCTCCTTGGAGTCTGAATGCGCCTGAAGACCAGGTTTGCCACTGCCTTACTCGCCGCCACCCTCGCCGGTCCGTGTGCCTCCATCGTGAAGGCGCAGGCCGCGCCCGCCACCGACGCCTCCGGCGAGCAGAAGGCCCGCGACCTGCTCGACAAGATGGTGATCGCGCTCGGCGGCGACGGCTGGTTGAACCGCCGCGACTGGCTGCTGGAAGGCCAGGTTGGCTACTTCTTCCGCGGAGCGCCTACCGGCGCGGTCACCGTCTTCTGGGACTTCCATCGGCAGACCGGGGGTCCGGAAACTGAAGTCGAGCGCATCGAATACACCAAGAAACGCGACATCGTGCAGATGTTCACCGCCAACTCCGCCGACGAGGTTACCTTCCGCGGCAAGGTCGCTCTGCCCGAAGACGTCTCCGAAGATTACTTCCGCCGCCGGAAGCACTCGATTGAAGTCGTACTCCACGATTGGCTCAAGCTGCCCGGAACCATGGTCGTCTTCGAAGGCACCACCATGGTGCAGCGCCGCGTCGCCGACAAAGTGACGGTCATCTCGCCGACAAATGACGCCATCACCATCGAGCTCGACGCCAACAGCCACCTCCCCCTCGCCCGTACCTTCCAGTACCGGAATGAAAAGTACAAGGACTTCGATATCGACCGGGAAGAGTACGACGGCTATCACGGCGTACAGGGCATCCAGACGGCCTATACCATCACCCGCTTCCGCAACGGAGACATGGTGAACCAGAAGTTCTATACCGACGTGAAGTACAACCAGAACCTCTCCCCGGATCTCTTCGACATCCAGGCGACCATCGCCGCCAAACAGAAGGTCGGAAAGAAATAGTCTTGGGACGTGCCCTCACGGAGGGTCTTGAAAACGAAATTCGGTAGAATCGGGGATGTTATGGACACCGTAGCCACCCCGGAAGCGCAGGCCGTTGCCACAGCGAAGCGCACTATGGATATCAACGAAGTGATGTCCTTCCTGCCGCATCGCTATCCCTTCCTGCTGATCGATCGCGTACTCGACCTTCAGACGCGCGAGCGCATCCTTTGCCTGAAGAACGTCACCCGCAACGAAGAGTTCTTCCAGGGCCACTTCCCTGGCCAGCCCATGATGCCCGGCGTGCTGATGGTAGAAGCCATGGCGCAGGCAGGCTGCATCCTGATGCTGAGCGAGTTCGAGGACCACCGCGATAGGCTTATGGTCTTCACCGGCATCGATGCCGCCAAGTTCCGCCGCCCTGTCACTCCCGGCGACCAGCTTCACATCGAAGCCAAGGTACTGAACTGGCGCAGCCGCGCCGTGAAGATGCAGGGCACTGTGCACGTCGATGGCAAGCTGGTCTGCGAAGCCGTCATTACCTCGCAGATGATCTCCCGCAACAAGAAGCAAGAGGGCGCGGAGTGAGTGTCCATCCCACGGCGATCGTCGCCGAAGGCGCCGTTGTTCCAGCAAGCTGCACTGTAGGTCCTTATTCCACCATCGGTCCGAATGTGGTTCTCGGCGAGGACTGCACCCTGGTCTCCCATGTCGTTCTGGACGGCCACACGACCATCGGCTCCGGCAATCGCATCTCCCCCTTCGCCTGCATCGGCGTTCCTCCGCAGGACCTCAAATACCGGGGCGAAGCGACCCAGGTCATCATCGGCGACAACAACGACATCCGCGAGAGCGTGAATGTCTCCCGTGGCACTGCAGGTGGCGGCGGCGTGACCCGTATCGGCTCCAACAACCTGTTCATGTGCTTCGCGCACATCGGGCATGACTCCCATATCGGTGACCACTGCATCTTTGCCAACAACGCCACGCTCGCAGGCCATGTTGTCGTGGAAGACTTCGCCACCGTCGGCGCCTTCAGCGCCGTGCATCAGTTCTGCGCCGTAGGCAAATACGCCTATATCGGCGGCGGCACCATGGCGACGCAGGACGTAATGCCCTACTCGCTGACCAGCGCGACCCGCGAAAACCATGCCTACTCCATCAACAAGGTGGGTCTCGAGCGCCGTGGATTTACTCCCGAGGAGATCAAAGAGCTCCGTGCCGCCTATCGGCTGATCGTCGGCTCCAAGCTGAATATGAGCGATGCCCTCGCGTCGATCCGCGAGAAGGTAGTTGCGGGCGAGTTCGGTGACAAGGTTGCCTACCTGGCGGAGTTCATCGGCCGCAGCCACCGTGGAGTCATTCGGTGAGCGAGAGCGGCAACGGAAAACTTGGCTTGATCGCGGGGAACGGAAGGTTCCCCTTTCTCTTGCTCGAAGCCGCGCGTTCGCACGGCCTGACCGTTGTTGTGGCTGCAATCAAGGAAGAGACCGACCTCGAAATAAACGATCTCGCCGCCCTGGACCCCGGTGTGCGCGTGCATTGGCTCTCGCTCGGCGAGCTCTCGAAGCTGATCGAGACCTTCCAGGAAGAGGGTGTCTCCCGTGCAGTGATGGCTGGACAGGTGAAGCACAAGCAGATCTTCTCTTCCATCCGGCCGGACTGGCGCCTGGCCAAGCTGCTGCTGAATCTGCGCACCCGCAACACCGACATGCTTCTGGGCGCCGTGGCTAAGGTGCTGAGCGACGAAGGCATCGAGCTGATCTCCTCCACCGCCTACCTCGAACCGCTGCTTGCCAAACCGGGCGTGCTCACCAGCCGTCACCCCGATGAGCAGGAGCTTGCCGATATCGAGTACGGCAGGAAGGTTGCTCTGGGCATCGCAGGCTTCGATCTCGGTCAGACGGTCGTCGTCGCCGCCCAGGCATGCGTAGCAATTGAGGCTATGGAAGGTACGGATGCAACCATTGCCCGGGCCGGGGAGATTTTTCGTACGCTCGAGGCTGAGTCTTCTACGCTGGCCCGCCGTCTAACAGTCATCAAGGTAGCCAAGCCCCGTCAGGACATGCGCTTCGACGTGCCTGTGATCGGCCTGAAGACCATTCAGACCATGATCGCGGCGGGAGCAACATGTCTTTCCATCGAGGCAGGGCGCACCCTGGTATTCGATCAGATCGCGATTGTTGCCGCGGCCAACGCCGCGAACATTACCATTTCGGTGACATCCGTCTGATGGGTCCAGGAATACACTGGTGACGCTTCACCTAAGGAGAATTGCAGCATGCGTAAAGGTTTGTTTGCCGCAGTCGTCATCGCAGGTCTCGCCCTGTCCGGAACCTTCGCTCTGAAGGCAAAGGCCGCAGGCGATTACCTTCCGGTCGGCTCGAAGGCGCCGGACTTCTCAGCCATCTCGCAGGAAGACAAAGCTGTCCACCTGAGCGATTACAAGGGCAAGTGGGTCGTCCTGTACTTCTACCCCAAGGATCAGACCACGGGCTGCACGATTGAGGCCCACAACTTCCAGCGCGACATCAAGAAGTACGAAGCCGCCAAGGCAGTCGTTTTGGGTGTAAGCCTCGACACCGTGGAAAGCCACAAGACCTGGTGCAGCAAAGACACCTTCGACTTCAAGCTCCTCGCCGACCCGGATCACAAGGTCATCGATGCCTATAACGTCCCCATCTCCGAGCGCGGCACCATGAAGTTTGCCGCCCGCACCACCTACCTGATCGATCCCAAGGGCAAGGTGGTCAAGGTGTGGGAGGTGAAAGACATCCCCAACCACTCCGAACAGGTACTGGCCGAGATCGCCGCAGCACACAACTAGATCTCATCGTTCCCTTGAAAGAGGCCCGCTTCGGCGGGCCTCTTTTGCTGCTCGAAGCACAGGTGGGGCTATTGCGCTTTTTTAGTTTGTCATCCCGCAGGGATCTGCTTCTCCGGTTTTACCAGGCAAGAAAATAGGGTAGAAAGCAGATTTCTCCGCTTACGCTTCACCCCAGCCAGCAAAGCTGGCCGGGGACCCCGAACGCTCCGAAATGACAACCCCCAAAGACGTCGCCACACCGTCGTACAGACGCAAAAAAGCCCGGGCCTCATTCGAGGAACCGGGCTTTTTTGCTTGCCTTAGGTTACAGAGTTACTTGGTGGCCTTCTTGGCGGCCTTCTTAGCAGCCTTCTTGACGGCCTTCTTTACGGCCTTCTTGGCGGCTTTCTTCGCCGGAGCCTTCTTCACAGCCTTCTTTACAGCCTTCTTTGCAGCTTTCTTCGTTGCCAAGGTAATACCTCTCTTCAATGATTTTTGAGCGCCCTTTTTAGCGGCGGCCTTTTTGGGGGTCGCCTTTCCGCCGCGTAGAGCGCTCGACTTCTTCGCGGCAGATTTCGTAGAAACTTTCTTCGCAGCCTTCTTCGGCGCGGCTTTCTTAGCGGCCTTCTTCACGACGGCCTTCTTGGCGGCTTTCTTCGCCACCGTTTTCTTGGCTGCTTTTTTCGCTACAGCCTTCTTAGCTGCTTTTTTCGCTACAGCCTTCTTAACGGACTTAGCGGCGGTTTTCTTTACCGCCTTCTTAACCGCAGCCTTCTTCGGCGCGGCTTTCTTAGCGGAAGCCTTCTTCGCCGGCGCCTTCGTCACGGGCGCGGGTGCGGCAGCGATGGGAAGCGCGGCTTCCTTCTCCGCCGGCTCATAGGTATGGACCGCGTCGGCCGGAGCCGCCGGGATGCTTACCTCTTCGGCGTGCAACGCCTCATGCAGCAGAGGCTCGGCGTCATCATCATCAGAGGTCACCTCGACCTCCTCTTCTTCATCGACTTCATCGAGCTCGTCTTCGGACTCGTCGTCGTAGTTGTCTTCTACTGCCGATGCGTGAAGCTTGA
This genomic window from Terriglobus albidus contains:
- a CDS encoding SDR family NAD(P)-dependent oxidoreductase, producing the protein MSTNTVPLSLLGKVALITGGSRGIGAATVRMFRQAGAQVVFNYRAAATRATQLVEECGADDTCPVQQELGTVEDGRALVEAAVRAFGRLDILVANHGIWPPHDQPIGSMTDEQWRTTIGVNLDSIFGLVSAATAQMQTQRPDAHGTRGHIVLVASTAAQRGEAFHADYAASKGALLSLTKSLSSELAPQGILANCVAPGWVQTEMSAEALNGPSASKYLATIPLGRAAHPEEIAGPILFLCTPLAGFVSGEIFNVNGGAVLVG
- the fabZ gene encoding 3-hydroxyacyl-ACP dehydratase FabZ produces the protein MDTVATPEAQAVATAKRTMDINEVMSFLPHRYPFLLIDRVLDLQTRERILCLKNVTRNEEFFQGHFPGQPMMPGVLMVEAMAQAGCILMLSEFEDHRDRLMVFTGIDAAKFRRPVTPGDQLHIEAKVLNWRSRAVKMQGTVHVDGKLVCEAVITSQMISRNKKQEGAE
- the lpxA gene encoding acyl-ACP--UDP-N-acetylglucosamine O-acyltransferase gives rise to the protein MSVHPTAIVAEGAVVPASCTVGPYSTIGPNVVLGEDCTLVSHVVLDGHTTIGSGNRISPFACIGVPPQDLKYRGEATQVIIGDNNDIRESVNVSRGTAGGGGVTRIGSNNLFMCFAHIGHDSHIGDHCIFANNATLAGHVVVEDFATVGAFSAVHQFCAVGKYAYIGGGTMATQDVMPYSLTSATRENHAYSINKVGLERRGFTPEEIKELRAAYRLIVGSKLNMSDALASIREKVVAGEFGDKVAYLAEFIGRSHRGVIR
- a CDS encoding LpxI family protein, with the translated sequence MSESGNGKLGLIAGNGRFPFLLLEAARSHGLTVVVAAIKEETDLEINDLAALDPGVRVHWLSLGELSKLIETFQEEGVSRAVMAGQVKHKQIFSSIRPDWRLAKLLLNLRTRNTDMLLGAVAKVLSDEGIELISSTAYLEPLLAKPGVLTSRHPDEQELADIEYGRKVALGIAGFDLGQTVVVAAQACVAIEAMEGTDATIARAGEIFRTLEAESSTLARRLTVIKVAKPRQDMRFDVPVIGLKTIQTMIAAGATCLSIEAGRTLVFDQIAIVAAANAANITISVTSV
- a CDS encoding peroxiredoxin translates to MRKGLFAAVVIAGLALSGTFALKAKAAGDYLPVGSKAPDFSAISQEDKAVHLSDYKGKWVVLYFYPKDQTTGCTIEAHNFQRDIKKYEAAKAVVLGVSLDTVESHKTWCSKDTFDFKLLADPDHKVIDAYNVPISERGTMKFAARTTYLIDPKGKVVKVWEVKDIPNHSEQVLAEIAAAHN